The proteins below come from a single Mangifera indica cultivar Alphonso chromosome 16, CATAS_Mindica_2.1, whole genome shotgun sequence genomic window:
- the LOC123199411 gene encoding CDK-activating kinase assembly factor MAT1-like — protein sequence MVKAISNPHNREMAIRRRISSIYNKREDDFPSLREYNDYLEEVEDMIFNLIEGVDVQAIEEKIQQYQKENAEQIMINQARKAEELAAALAASKGNPAQNDNDVAPGENSQASIGVGTHGQYAPTLAGGQPRPQPVPLPGGLDIHGYSFDDEEMMKLRAERGGKAGGWSIELSKKRALEEAFSSIWI from the exons ATGGTGAAGGCCATATCCAATCCTCACAACAGGGAGATGGCCATCAGGAGGAGGATCTCAAGCAT atataataaaCGAGAAGATGATTTTCCGTCATTGAGAGAATACAATGATTACTTGGAGGAAGTGGAGGATATGA TATTTAACTTGATTGAAGGAGTAGATGTACAAgctattgaagaaaaaattcaacaataccaaaaagaaaatgcTGAACAAATAATGATCAATCAAGCTCGAAAG GCAGAAGAATTAGCTGCAGCTCTGGCAGCAAGCAAAGGAAATCCTGCACAGAATGATAACGATGTG GCCCCAGGTGAGAATTCTCAGGCAAGCATTGGTGTTGGAACACACGGACAATATGCCCCTACACTGGCTGGAGGGCAGCCACGACCACAACCAGTACCGCTTCCAGGAGGCCTGGACATTCATGGTTATTCTTTCGATGATGAGGAAATGATGAAGCTTCGAGCAGAGAGGGGTGGAAAGGCAGGAGGATGGAGTATAGAACTAAGCAAGAAAAGGGCTCTGGAGGAAGCCTTTTCAAGCATTTGGATTTAA
- the LOC123198713 gene encoding serine acetyltransferase 2-like, whose protein sequence is MACLSDEHWNSISNMLSRRLSINEEEQKQQDGEQSKQQKQFNSLCVQFPFDKVFPVYAMGFSSSHSDPLSSLPNCGADPIWDAVRQEAKLEAEKEPILSSFLYASILSHDCLDQALGFVLANRLQNPTLLATQLMDIFSNVMMHDKDIQRSIRLDVQAFKDRDPACLSYSSALLYLKGYHALQSYRVAHALWKQGRKVLAFALQSRISEVFGIDIHPAARIGDGILLDHGTGVVIGETAVVGNRVSLMHGVTLGGTGKEIGDRHPKVGNGALLGACVTILGNIKIGDGAMIAAGSLVLKEVPPHSMVAGNPANVIGYVDEQDPSLTMNHDATKIFFQHVAVTCWDERSTGPSDTKNKEGE, encoded by the exons ATGGCTTGTTTGAGCGATGAGCACTGGAATTCCATCTCCAATATGCTCTCCAGACGTCTCTCTATCAATGAAGAGGAACAGAAACAGCAAGATGGAGAGCAATCCAAGCAACAAAAGCAATTTAATAGTCTTTGTGTTCAATTTCCATTCGACAAGGTCTTTCCTGTTTATGCAATGGGTTTTTCCAGCTCTCACTCCGACCCGCTTTCGTCCTTACCCAATTGCGGTGCTGACCCGATTTGGGACGCTGTTCGACAAGAAGCCAAGTTGGAG GCAGAGAAGGAGCCGATTTTAAGTAGCTTTTTGTATGCTAGTATTTTGTCACATGATTGTTTAGATCAAGCTTTGGGGTTTGTTCTTGCCAACCGACTTCAAAATCCTACACTTTTGGCGACTCAGCTTATGGATATTTTTTCTAATGTAATGATGCATGATAAAGATATTCAGCGTTCCATTCGGTTAGATGTGCAG GCATTTAAAGACAGAGATCCTGCTTGTTTGTCATATAGCTCAGCTCTTTTGTATCTCAAG GGTTACCATGCTCTACAATCTTATCGAGTAGCACATGCATTGTGGAAGCAAGGACGTAAAGTGTTAGCATTTGCGTTGCAAAGCCGAATCAGTGAG GTATTTGGAATTGACATACATCCAG CTGCAAGAATCGGAGATGGAATATTATTGGATCATGGGACTGGTGTTGTTATTGGTGAAACCGCTGTTGTAGGAAACCGAGTTTCTTTGATGCAT GGTGTGACTCTAGGTGGGACTGGCAAAGAAATCGGTGATCGCCATCCAAAAGTAGGCAATGGTGCACTGCTTGGAGCCTGTGTGACTATACTTGGGAATATAAAAATAGGTGATGGGGCAATGATTGCTGCTGGCTCCCTAGTTTTGAAGGAAGTTCCTCCACATAG CATGGTGGCAGGAAATCCAGCAAATGTGATAGGATACGTAGATGAGCAAGACCCATCTCTGACAATGAATCATG ATGCcaccaaaatattttttcaacatgTGGCTGTCACTTGTTGGGATGAAAGGTCTACCG GACCTTCAGATACCAAAAACAAGGAAGGCGAGTGA
- the LOC123199409 gene encoding isocitrate dehydrogenase [NAD] regulatory subunit 1, mitochondrial-like isoform X2 has protein sequence MARRFTPILKELLTNSTNQCSRSLIPTRSVTYMPRPGDGSPRAVTLLPGDGIGPLVTGAVEQVMEAMHAPVYFEKYEVHGDMKKVPEEVIDSIKKNKVCLKGGLATPMGGGVSSLNLQLRKEMDLYASLVNCFNLPGLPTRHENVDIVVIRENTEGEYSGLEHEVVSGVVESLKFCSERIAKYAFEYAYLNNRKKVTAVHKANIMKLADGLFLESCREVATKYPGIKYSEIIVDNCCMQLVSKPEQFDVMVTPNLYGNLVANTAAGIAGGTGVMPGGNVGPDHAIFEQGASAGNVGNEKIVEQKKANPVALLLSSAMMLRHLQFPSFADRLETAVKRVILEGNHQTKDLGGISTTQEVTDAVIAALD, from the exons ATGGCTCGGCGTTTCACACCGATCCTTAAAGAACTCCTTACGAACTCCACAAACCAATGTTCCAGGTCTCTCATCCCGACCCGATCTGTAACCTACATGCCACGGCCCGGAGACGGCTCTCCGCGTGCGGTAACTCTACTTCCAGGAGACGGAATCGGTCCACTGGTAACGGGCGCTGTCGAGCAAGTAATGGAAGCCATGCACGCGCCTGTGTACTTTGAAAAGTATGAAGTGCACGGGGACATGAAAAAGGTTCCGGAAGAAGTGATTGATTCGATAAAGAAGAATAAGGTTTGTTTGAAGGGAGGTTTGGCGACGCCAATGGGCGGTGGTGTTAGTTCGTTGAACCTGCAGTTAAGAAAGGAGATGGATTTGTACGCGTCGTTggttaattgttttaatttgccGGGATTGCCGACGCGCCATGAGAACGTGGATATTGTTGTAATTAGAGAGAACACTGAGGGTGAGTACTCCGGACTCGAACACGAGGTGGTTTCTGGAGTTGTCGAGAGCCTTAAG TTTTGTTCAGAGCGTATTGCAAAGTATGCTTTTGAGTATGCATACCTGAACAACAGAAAGAAGGTGACTGCAGTGCATAAAGCAAACATTATGAAGCTTGCTGATGGTCTATTCTTGGAATCTTGTCGAGAGGTTGCCACAAAATATCCTGGGATCAAGTATAGTGAAATTATTGTTGACAACTGCTGCATGCAGCTCGTGTCCAAGCCTGAGCAATTTGATGTCATG GTGACTCCCAACCTTTATGGCAACCTGGTCGCAAACACAGCAGCTGGTATTGCTGGTGGTACAGGAGTCATGCCAGGAG GCAATGTCGGGCCAGATCATGCTATATTTGAGCAAGGTGCTTCGGCAGGAAATGTGGGCAATGAGAAAATAGTGGAACAAAAGAAAGCAAACCCAGTAGCATTGCTTCTTTCATCCGCCATGATGCTGAGACATCTCCAGTTTCCCTCATTTGCTGATCGGTTAGAAACTGCTGTCAAGCGAGTAATATTGGAAGGCAACCACCAAACAAAAGATCTCGGAGGAATCAGCACCACCCAAGAGGTGACTGATGCAGTCATAGCTGCTCTTGACTGA
- the LOC123199810 gene encoding isovalerate--CoA ligase AAE2-like: MNNFFWNSWARFIPRFNRSYIAQNCRGFSRFGGDLQPESWKSMEGLVRCSANFAPLTPITFLERSAKVYRDRISLVYGSLKFTWSQTHRRCLKLASALTQLGISRGDVVAILAPNVPAMYELHFAAPMAGAVLCTLNSRHNSTMVSVLLRHSDAKIIFVDYQLLPIAHGALDLLVKAQAKPPILVIVAEADMLSQTNSTADAYEYESLLETGDRGFEVRRPCNEWDPISVNYTSGTTSQPKGVVYSHRGAYLNALATVFLHGMGVMPVYLWTVPMFHCNGWCLPWGVAAQGGTNICLRRVAPKSIFESIALHNVTHMGGAPTVLNMIVNSPESDRTPLPHKVEIATGGSPPPPQILSKMEELGFSVTHLYGLTETYGPGVYCAWQPEWNCLSLDEQSRIKARQGVQHLGLEDVDVRDSVSLESVPADGKTMGEIMFRGNTVMSGYLKDLKATEEAFRGSWFRSGDLAVKHPDGYIEIKDRLKDIVISGGENISTVEVETILFSHPAVLEAAVVARPDNHWGQTPCAFVKLKEGFNAEAEEIIKFCWDHLPHYMAPRTVIFEDLPRTSTGKVQKFILREKAKALGSLS, from the exons ATGAACAATTTTTTCTGGAATTCATGGGCTCGCTTCATTCCTCGTTTTAATCGATCTTACATAGCTCAAAACTGCCGTGGATTCTCTCGGTTTGGGGGTGACTTACAACCAGAATCATGGAAATCAATGGAGGGTTTGGTTCGTTGCTCAGCAAATTTTGCTCCTTTGACTCCGATAACCTTTTTGGAGAGATCAGCAAAGGTTTACAGAGATAGAATTTCTCTTGTGTATGGTTCTTTGAAGTTCACATGGAGTCAAACCCATCGACGTTGCCTCAAACTTGCCTCTGCTCTGACCCAGTTAGGAATTTCTCGTGGAGATGTT GTTGCCATCCTTGCACCTAATGTTCCTGCAATGTATGAGCTGCATTTTGCAGCTCCAATGGCTGGGGCGGTTCTGTGCACGCTTAATTCACGCCACAATTCAACTATGGTGTCCGTCTTACTTAGACATTCCGATGCAAAGATTATATTTGTAGACTACCAGTTACTTCCGATTGCTCATGGAGCACTTGATCTTCTTGTTAAGGCGCAAGCGAAACCGCCCATATTAGTCATAGTTGCAGAAGCTGATATGTTGTCTCAGACAAACTCAACTGCAGATGCTTATGAGTATGAGAGTCTCCTTGAAACAGGAGATAGAGGATTTGAAGTTAGACGACCGTGTAATGAATGGGATCCTATTAGTGTAAATTATACTTCTGGAACAACTTCACAACCTAAAGGGGTTGTTTATAGTCACAGGGGAGCCTATCTCAACGCCCTTGCGACGGTTTTTCTTCATGGGATGGGTGTGATGCCTGTTTATCTATGGACTGTGCCTATGTTTCACTGCAATGGGTGGTGCCTCCCTTGGGGAGTGGCAGCTCAGGGTGGCACTAACATATGCCTCAGAAGAGTAGCTCCAAAGAGCATATTTGAGAGTATAGCTTTGCATAATGTGACACACATGGGAGGAGCACCAACTGTTCTTAACATGATTGTGAATTCACCTGAGAGTGACCGGACACCCCTCCCTCACAAGGTGGAAATTGCAACTGGCGGTTCACCTCCACCTCCGCAAATCCTTTCGAAGATGGAAGAGTTGGGTTTTAGTGTAACTCACTTGTATGGCCTCACAGAAACTTATGGTCCCGGAGTTTACTGTGCATGGCAACCCGAATGGAATTGCCTGTCTCTAGACGAGCAATCAAGGATCAAAGCCCGACAAGGAGTGCAGCATCTCGGTTTGGAGGACGTTGATGTAAGAGATTCGGTCTCCCTTGAAAGTGTCCCCGCTGATGGTAAAACAATGGGTGAAATCATGTTTAGAGGAAACACCGTAATGAGTGGATACCTTAAAGACTTGAAAGCAACAGAGGAAGCTTTTAGAGGCAGCTGGTTTCGAAGTGGGGATCTTGCCGTGAAGCATCCTGATggatatattgaaataaagGATCGGTTGAAAGATATTGTAATTTCTGGTGGAGAGAATATAAGCACAGTTGAGGTAGAAACAATTTTGTTTAGTCATCCAGCCGTTCTTGAGGCTGCAGTTGTGGCTCGGCCAGATAATCACTGGGGACAAACACCTTGTGCATTTGTAAAGTTAAAAGAGGGATTCAATGCTGAAGCTGAAGAAATAATCAAGTTCTGCTGG
- the LOC123199409 gene encoding isocitrate dehydrogenase [NAD] regulatory subunit 1, mitochondrial-like isoform X1, with translation MARRFTPILKELLTNSTNQCSRSLIPTRSVTYMPRPGDGSPRAVTLLPGDGIGPLVTGAVEQVMEAMHAPVYFEKYEVHGDMKKVPEEVIDSIKKNKVCLKGGLATPMGGGVSSLNLQLRKEMDLYASLVNCFNLPGLPTRHENVDIVVIRENTEGEYSGLEHEVVSGVVESLKVITKFCSERIAKYAFEYAYLNNRKKVTAVHKANIMKLADGLFLESCREVATKYPGIKYSEIIVDNCCMQLVSKPEQFDVMVTPNLYGNLVANTAAGIAGGTGVMPGGNVGPDHAIFEQGASAGNVGNEKIVEQKKANPVALLLSSAMMLRHLQFPSFADRLETAVKRVILEGNHQTKDLGGISTTQEVTDAVIAALD, from the exons ATGGCTCGGCGTTTCACACCGATCCTTAAAGAACTCCTTACGAACTCCACAAACCAATGTTCCAGGTCTCTCATCCCGACCCGATCTGTAACCTACATGCCACGGCCCGGAGACGGCTCTCCGCGTGCGGTAACTCTACTTCCAGGAGACGGAATCGGTCCACTGGTAACGGGCGCTGTCGAGCAAGTAATGGAAGCCATGCACGCGCCTGTGTACTTTGAAAAGTATGAAGTGCACGGGGACATGAAAAAGGTTCCGGAAGAAGTGATTGATTCGATAAAGAAGAATAAGGTTTGTTTGAAGGGAGGTTTGGCGACGCCAATGGGCGGTGGTGTTAGTTCGTTGAACCTGCAGTTAAGAAAGGAGATGGATTTGTACGCGTCGTTggttaattgttttaatttgccGGGATTGCCGACGCGCCATGAGAACGTGGATATTGTTGTAATTAGAGAGAACACTGAGGGTGAGTACTCCGGACTCGAACACGAGGTGGTTTCTGGAGTTGTCGAGAGCCTTAAG GTGATAACAAAGTTTTGTTCAGAGCGTATTGCAAAGTATGCTTTTGAGTATGCATACCTGAACAACAGAAAGAAGGTGACTGCAGTGCATAAAGCAAACATTATGAAGCTTGCTGATGGTCTATTCTTGGAATCTTGTCGAGAGGTTGCCACAAAATATCCTGGGATCAAGTATAGTGAAATTATTGTTGACAACTGCTGCATGCAGCTCGTGTCCAAGCCTGAGCAATTTGATGTCATG GTGACTCCCAACCTTTATGGCAACCTGGTCGCAAACACAGCAGCTGGTATTGCTGGTGGTACAGGAGTCATGCCAGGAG GCAATGTCGGGCCAGATCATGCTATATTTGAGCAAGGTGCTTCGGCAGGAAATGTGGGCAATGAGAAAATAGTGGAACAAAAGAAAGCAAACCCAGTAGCATTGCTTCTTTCATCCGCCATGATGCTGAGACATCTCCAGTTTCCCTCATTTGCTGATCGGTTAGAAACTGCTGTCAAGCGAGTAATATTGGAAGGCAACCACCAAACAAAAGATCTCGGAGGAATCAGCACCACCCAAGAGGTGACTGATGCAGTCATAGCTGCTCTTGACTGA